The following DNA comes from Bacillus carboniphilus.
TCCTTTGCGTCCTCAGTTGTTATTACATTTACTGTAATATATCCCAACGCTAGCTTCTCTTCAAGCTTCATACCAGCCAGAACTCCTAGTCCATAACCAACTGCATAAGCAACTAGGTTTTGAATCTGATTTAAGTTATCTAATACTAACCCTAAACCAACAACATAAATCACAACTTCAAACATACTAATAACTGCTGCTAAATATCTCTGCCCTTTCAACGTTAAAATCATCCGTATCGTAAAAAAAGAAACATAGACCACATTTATGATTAAAATGATAGCTACCATTATTAGACCGTTCTCTAGCATTCCAAATCCTCCTTTACAGCAAGCAACCCACTATGGACTGCTGACAATCTATTGTACTAAACATCTTCCCTTTTGCGAAGGATTTCAACCCTATTTTTGTACATTTGTCCTTCTTAATTCCATAAGAACATTAAATTAAATGAAAGGCTTTGTACTATTGATATGTAGTATTAACAGTTTCTCCTTTTATGGAGTTTTTATAGG
Coding sequences within:
- a CDS encoding DUF2179 domain-containing protein, with the translated sequence MLENGLIMVAIILIINVVYVSFFTIRMILTLKGQRYLAAVISMFEVVIYVVGLGLVLDNLNQIQNLVAYAVGYGLGVLAGMKLEEKLALGYITVNVITTEDAKDLPKELRDKGYGVTNWMANGREGDRVAMQILTPRKYELRLYETIKELDPKAFIIAYEPKAIHGGFWVKSVRKGKLFK